The following proteins are co-located in the Camarhynchus parvulus chromosome 19, STF_HiC, whole genome shotgun sequence genome:
- the SKA2 gene encoding spindle and kinetochore-associated protein 2: protein METAVTRLETLFQKAESDLDYIQRRVEFEIMKSLPDDTAAEEDPAALLKELPVLKSRYKSLCAQMEEISLEQKESMESIRAALEKTMEIVQALQQQTQLENLPLSAEEQTAAQQLNLKTGKEMEFSVQEPSSPRSADPGSAEEAQFTPLTEETFMSVPRSIRSTVKLADLNCFYKELFNHFIVQNNRAALSLSQMKKMNMKATDSRIRILEELGIVELDKQRNVKLAV, encoded by the exons TTCCAGAAAGCAGAATCTGATCTGGATTATATTCAGCGCAGAGTGGagtttgaaataatgaaaagtcTTCCTGATGATACAGCAGCAGAG GAGgatccagctgctctcctgaagGAGCTCCCAGTGCTGAAATCCAGGTACaaatccctgtgtgcccagaTGGAAGAAAtttccctggagcagaaggAATCCATGGAGAGCATCCGTGCTGCCCTGGAGAAAACCATGGAGATCGttcaggcactgcagcagcaaacccagctggag AACTTACCTCTGTCAGCAGAAGAACAGACTGCAGCCCAGCAGTTAAACCTGaaaactgggaaagaaatggaattttcagTGCAAGAG ccATCCTCCCCACGATCTGCAGACCCTGGCTCAGCTGAAG AAGCCCAGTTCACCCCACTGACTGAGGAAACATTTATGAGTGTGCCCAGGAGCATCAGAAGCACTGTCAAGTTAGCAGACTTGAATTGTTTTTACAAGGAGTTATTTAACCATTTCATTGTACAGAACAACAG agcagcactgagtcTTTCACAGATGAAAAAGATGAATATGAAAGCCACTGACTCAAGAATTCGAATCCTGGAAGAACTGGGGATTGTAGAACTCGACaaacaaagaaatgttaaattggctgtgtga
- the TRIM37 gene encoding E3 ubiquitin-protein ligase TRIM37 isoform X1, whose product MRSAGGAGRSRCRGHGPAGARGRARCAGSAARNAVPGAPAPHPRVRTGSSGTAVPAAAAGGAAAMDEQSVESIAEVFRCFICMEKLRDARLCPHCSKLCCFSCIRRWLTEQRAQCPHCRAPLQLRELVNCRWAEEVTQQLDTLQLCSLTKHEENEKDKCENHHEKLSVFCWTCKKCICHQCALWGGMHGGHTFKPLAEIYEQHVTKVNEEVAKLRRRLMELISLVQEVERNVEAVRSAKDERVREIRNAVEMMIARLDTQLKNKLITLMGQKTSLTQETELLETLLQEVEHQLRSCSKSELISKSSEILMMFQQVHRKPMASFVTTPVPPDFTSELVPAYDSTTFVLENFSTLRQRADPVYSPPLQVSGLCWRLKVYPDGNGVVRGYYLSVFLELSAGLPETSKYEYRVEMVHQSTNDPTKNIIREFASDFEVGECWGYNRFFRLDLLANEGYLNRQNDTVILRFQVRSPTFFQKCRDQHWYIAQLEAAQTSYIQQINNLKERLAIELSRTQKSRGVSPPDTHLSPQNDEGSETRAKKPGQSIEALLENFTAPGLARENKEEDEEKTQQEDFNHELSDGDLDIDLAGEDEVNHLDGSSSSASSTATSNTEENDIDEETMSGENDVEYSSTMELEDGDLMEDAAAAATPGASGTSHSYSSAGGRASRRGAGALGSAASSSLLDIDPLILIHLLDLKDRNGMENLWGLQPRPPASLLQNRASSYSLKEREQRRHQAMWRVPPDLKMLKRLKTQMAEVRSKMSDVKNQLSEVRSSNAGSGEGQPSFFSIEQGALAACGTDSCSKLQEIGMELLTKSSVTSCYIRSSASKKSSSAKPLRSGAAGSLSLRRAMDSGDGNLRLKGDSSHPAEGGLGSSKLSARPHGRALAGPEALPKQEEPPREGSDSELGAAALNGLAAGEKNRKVAALGSNSKGCRAEGAQPGVLESSSEPGELQGLSSEGAAAEEAGLCQKHVLHLLPGMSSDSDIECDTENEEQEDATSPSEVFNQAFSAQPSSEGHSSVVPDGDQASSEDLNFVPADDSTSR is encoded by the exons ATGCGCagcgcgggcggggcggggcgctCTCGCTGCCGCGGTCACGGCCCGGCCGGTGCGCGGGGCCGAGCCCGGTGCGCTGGCTCCGCTGCTCGCAACGCCGttcctggagctcctgctcctcacccgCGGGTACGGACAGGGAGCTCGGGGACAGCCGTGCCTGCTGCCGCCGCTGGCGGAGCCGCAGCCATGGACGAGCAGAGCGTGGAG AGCATTGCCGAGGTGTTCCGATGTTTTATTTGTATGGAGAAGCTGCGGGATGCCCGCCTGTGCCCCCActgctccaagctctgctgTTTCAGCTGTATCCGG CGTTGGCTGACTGAACAAAGAGCTCAGTGCCCTCATTGTAG agcccccctgCAGCTCCGAGAGCTTGTCAACTGTCGCTGGGCAGAGGAGgtcacacagcagctggacacactgcagctctgcagcctcacaAAGCACGAAGAGAATGAAAAGGACAA GTGTGAAAACCATCATGAGAAGCTCAGTGTTTTCTGCTGGACCTGCAAGAAGTGTATCTGCCACCAGTGTGCACTTTGGGGAGGAATG CATGGGGGACATACTTTTAAACCACTGGCAGAAATCTACGAGCAGCACGTCACCAAAGTAAATGAAGAAGTGGCAAAGCTGAGGAGAAGACTCATGGAATTGATCAGCTTGGTGCAGGAAGTG GAGCGGAACGTGGAGGCCGTGCGCAGCGCCAAGGACGAGCGCGTGCGCGAGATCCGCAACGCCGTGGAGATGATGATCGCCCGCCTGGACACCCAGCTCAAGAACAAGCTCATCACCCTCATGG GTCAGAAGACATCACTTACTCAAGAAACTGAACTTCTGGAAACCCTGCTTCAAGAAGTAGAACATCAG TTACGGTCCTGCAGCAAGAGTGAGCTGATATCCAAAAGCTCAGAGATCCTGATGATGTTCCAGCAGGTCCATCGGAAGCCCATGGCCTCCTTTGTCACCACTCCTGTCCCCCCAGACTTCACAAG TGAATTGGTTCCAGCCTATGACTCAACAACATTTGTCTTGGAAAACTTCAG CACCCTGCGGCAGCGAGCGGATCCTGTGTACAGCCCTCCCCTGCAGGTGTCAGGACTGTGCTGGAGATTAAAAGTTTACCCG GATGGAAATGGAGTAGTTCGAGGCTACTACCTGTCAGTATTCCTGGAGCTGTCTGCTGGATTGCCAGAGACATCCAA GTATGAATACCGTGTGGAAATGGTTCACCAGTCCACCAATGACCCCACCAAAAACATCATCCGGGAATTTGCCTCTGATTTTGAGGTTGGGGAGTGCTGGGGGTACAACCGCTTCTTCCGCCTGGACCTGCTGGCCAACGAGGGCTACCTGAACCGCCAGAACGACACCGTCATCCTCag GTTCCAAGTGCGCTCACCAACCTTCTTCCAGAAGTGCCGGGATCAGCACTGGTACATTGCTCAGCTGGAAGCAGCTCAGACAAGTTATATCCAGCAAATAAATAACCTGAAAGAA AGGCTCGCGATTGAACTGTCCCGGACTCAGAAATCCCGAGGGGTTTCCCCTCCAGACACTCACCTCAGTCCTCAGAATGATGAGGGCTCAGAGACAAGAGCAAAGAAACCTGGACAAAGCATTGAAGCACTGCTTGAGAATTTCACTGCTCCAGGATTGGCACGGGAGAACAAGGAGGAGGACGAAGAGAAGACTCAGCAGGAAGACTTTAAT CACGAGCTCTCAGATGGTGACCTGGATATAGATCTTGCTGGAGAAGATGAGGTGAACCACCTTGatggcagcagctcttcagcaaGTTCAACAGCAACCAGTAACACTGAAGAGAATGATATTGATGAAGAAACTAT GTCTGGAGAGAATGATGTGGAATACAGCAGTACTATGGAGCTGGAAGATGGAGATCTCATGGaggatgcagcagctgctgctactCCTGGAGCATCAG GTACCAGCCACAGCTACAGCAGTGCCGGCGGCCGAGCCTCGCGGCGGGGAGCCGGCGCCCTGGGCTccgctgccagcagcagcctgctggaCATAGACCCCCTCATTCTCATCCACCTCTTGGACCTCAAGGACAGAAATGGCATGGAAAACCTCTGGGGCCTTCAGCCACgtcctcctgcctcccttctGCAGAACAGAG CCTCATCCTACTCCCTGAAGGAGCGAGAGCAGCGCAGGCACCAGGCCATGTGGAGGGTGCCCCCAGACCTGAAGATGCTGAAAAGACTCAAAACCCAGATGGCAGAAGTTCGGAGCAAGATGTCTGATGTGAAGAACCAGCTGTCTGAAGTGAGGAGCAGCAATGCTGGCTCAGGGGAGGGACAGCCCAGCTTCTTCTCCATCGAGCAGGGGGCCCTGGCTGCCTGTGGCACTGACAGCTGCAGCAAGCTGCAGGAAattgggatggagctgctgacCAAGTCCTCAGTCACCAGCTGTTACATAAGGAGCT CTGCCAGCAAGAAAAGTTCCTCAGCCAAGCCCCTTCGCTCGGGAGCTGCCGGGAGCCTGTCCCTGAGGAGAGCCATGGACAGTGGGGACGGGAACCTGCGCCTGAAGGGGGACAGCAGCCACCCTGCTGAGG gaggCCTGGGGAGCTCCAAGCTGAGTGCTCGGCCCCACGGCCGGGCCCTGGCCGGCCCCGAGGCGCTGCCCAAGCAGGAGGAGCCGCCCCGTGAGGGCTCAGactctgagctgggagctgctgccttgaatggcctggctgctggagagaagaacagaaaagttgctgctctggg CTCGAACTCCAAGGGGTGTCGGGCAGAAGGAGCCCAGCCTGGTgtcctggagagcagctcagagcccggggagctgcaggggctgagctctgagggagcagcagcagaggaag ctgggctgtgtcagAAGCACGTCCTTCACCTCCTGCCAGGGAtgagcagtgacagtgacatcGAGTGTGACACGGAAAACGAGGAGCAGGAAGATGCCACCTCCCCCTCAGAGGTGTTCAACCAGGCCttctctgcccagccctccAGTGAAG GGCACTCCTCAGTGGTACCAGACGGGGATCAGGCCAGTTCTGAGGATCTCAACTTTGTCCCTGCAGATGACAGCACCAG CAGGTAG
- the TRIM37 gene encoding E3 ubiquitin-protein ligase TRIM37 isoform X2, whose amino-acid sequence MRSAGGAGRSRCRGHGPAGARGRARCAGSAARNAVPGAPAPHPRVRTGSSGTAVPAAAAGGAAAMDEQSVESIAEVFRCFICMEKLRDARLCPHCSKLCCFSCIRRWLTEQRAQCPHCRAPLQLRELVNCRWAEEVTQQLDTLQLCSLTKHEENEKDKCENHHEKLSVFCWTCKKCICHQCALWGGMHGGHTFKPLAEIYEQHVTKVNEEVAKLRRRLMELISLVQEVERNVEAVRSAKDERVREIRNAVEMMIARLDTQLKNKLITLMGQKTSLTQETELLETLLQEVEHQLRSCSKSELISKSSEILMMFQQVHRKPMASFVTTPVPPDFTSELVPAYDSTTFVLENFSTLRQRADPVYSPPLQVSGLCWRLKVYPDGNGVVRGYYLSVFLELSAGLPETSKYEYRVEMVHQSTNDPTKNIIREFASDFEVGECWGYNRFFRLDLLANEGYLNRQNDTVILRFQVRSPTFFQKCRDQHWYIAQLEAAQTSYIQQINNLKERLAIELSRTQKSRGVSPPDTHLSPQNDEGSETRAKKPGQSIEALLENFTAPGLARENKEEDEEKTQQEDFNHELSDGDLDIDLAGEDEVNHLDGSSSSASSTATSNTEENDIDEETMSGENDVEYSSTMELEDGDLMEDAAAAATPGASGTSHSYSSAGGRASRRGAGALGSAASSSLLDIDPLILIHLLDLKDRNGMENLWGLQPRPPASLLQNRASSYSLKEREQRRHQAMWRVPPDLKMLKRLKTQMAEVRSKMSDVKNQLSEVRSSNAGSGEGQPSFFSIEQGALAACGTDSCSKLQEIGMELLTKSSVTSCYIRSSASKKSSSAKPLRSGAAGSLSLRRAMDSGDGNLRLKGDSSHPAEGGLGSSKLSARPHGRALAGPEALPKQEEPPREGSDSELGAAALNGLAAGEKNRKVAALGSNSKGCRAEGAQPGVLESSSEPGELQGLSSEGAAAEEAGLCQKHVLHLLPGMSSDSDIECDTENEEQEDATSPSEVFNQAFSAQPSSEGHSSVVPDGDQASSEDLNFVPADDSTR is encoded by the exons ATGCGCagcgcgggcggggcggggcgctCTCGCTGCCGCGGTCACGGCCCGGCCGGTGCGCGGGGCCGAGCCCGGTGCGCTGGCTCCGCTGCTCGCAACGCCGttcctggagctcctgctcctcacccgCGGGTACGGACAGGGAGCTCGGGGACAGCCGTGCCTGCTGCCGCCGCTGGCGGAGCCGCAGCCATGGACGAGCAGAGCGTGGAG AGCATTGCCGAGGTGTTCCGATGTTTTATTTGTATGGAGAAGCTGCGGGATGCCCGCCTGTGCCCCCActgctccaagctctgctgTTTCAGCTGTATCCGG CGTTGGCTGACTGAACAAAGAGCTCAGTGCCCTCATTGTAG agcccccctgCAGCTCCGAGAGCTTGTCAACTGTCGCTGGGCAGAGGAGgtcacacagcagctggacacactgcagctctgcagcctcacaAAGCACGAAGAGAATGAAAAGGACAA GTGTGAAAACCATCATGAGAAGCTCAGTGTTTTCTGCTGGACCTGCAAGAAGTGTATCTGCCACCAGTGTGCACTTTGGGGAGGAATG CATGGGGGACATACTTTTAAACCACTGGCAGAAATCTACGAGCAGCACGTCACCAAAGTAAATGAAGAAGTGGCAAAGCTGAGGAGAAGACTCATGGAATTGATCAGCTTGGTGCAGGAAGTG GAGCGGAACGTGGAGGCCGTGCGCAGCGCCAAGGACGAGCGCGTGCGCGAGATCCGCAACGCCGTGGAGATGATGATCGCCCGCCTGGACACCCAGCTCAAGAACAAGCTCATCACCCTCATGG GTCAGAAGACATCACTTACTCAAGAAACTGAACTTCTGGAAACCCTGCTTCAAGAAGTAGAACATCAG TTACGGTCCTGCAGCAAGAGTGAGCTGATATCCAAAAGCTCAGAGATCCTGATGATGTTCCAGCAGGTCCATCGGAAGCCCATGGCCTCCTTTGTCACCACTCCTGTCCCCCCAGACTTCACAAG TGAATTGGTTCCAGCCTATGACTCAACAACATTTGTCTTGGAAAACTTCAG CACCCTGCGGCAGCGAGCGGATCCTGTGTACAGCCCTCCCCTGCAGGTGTCAGGACTGTGCTGGAGATTAAAAGTTTACCCG GATGGAAATGGAGTAGTTCGAGGCTACTACCTGTCAGTATTCCTGGAGCTGTCTGCTGGATTGCCAGAGACATCCAA GTATGAATACCGTGTGGAAATGGTTCACCAGTCCACCAATGACCCCACCAAAAACATCATCCGGGAATTTGCCTCTGATTTTGAGGTTGGGGAGTGCTGGGGGTACAACCGCTTCTTCCGCCTGGACCTGCTGGCCAACGAGGGCTACCTGAACCGCCAGAACGACACCGTCATCCTCag GTTCCAAGTGCGCTCACCAACCTTCTTCCAGAAGTGCCGGGATCAGCACTGGTACATTGCTCAGCTGGAAGCAGCTCAGACAAGTTATATCCAGCAAATAAATAACCTGAAAGAA AGGCTCGCGATTGAACTGTCCCGGACTCAGAAATCCCGAGGGGTTTCCCCTCCAGACACTCACCTCAGTCCTCAGAATGATGAGGGCTCAGAGACAAGAGCAAAGAAACCTGGACAAAGCATTGAAGCACTGCTTGAGAATTTCACTGCTCCAGGATTGGCACGGGAGAACAAGGAGGAGGACGAAGAGAAGACTCAGCAGGAAGACTTTAAT CACGAGCTCTCAGATGGTGACCTGGATATAGATCTTGCTGGAGAAGATGAGGTGAACCACCTTGatggcagcagctcttcagcaaGTTCAACAGCAACCAGTAACACTGAAGAGAATGATATTGATGAAGAAACTAT GTCTGGAGAGAATGATGTGGAATACAGCAGTACTATGGAGCTGGAAGATGGAGATCTCATGGaggatgcagcagctgctgctactCCTGGAGCATCAG GTACCAGCCACAGCTACAGCAGTGCCGGCGGCCGAGCCTCGCGGCGGGGAGCCGGCGCCCTGGGCTccgctgccagcagcagcctgctggaCATAGACCCCCTCATTCTCATCCACCTCTTGGACCTCAAGGACAGAAATGGCATGGAAAACCTCTGGGGCCTTCAGCCACgtcctcctgcctcccttctGCAGAACAGAG CCTCATCCTACTCCCTGAAGGAGCGAGAGCAGCGCAGGCACCAGGCCATGTGGAGGGTGCCCCCAGACCTGAAGATGCTGAAAAGACTCAAAACCCAGATGGCAGAAGTTCGGAGCAAGATGTCTGATGTGAAGAACCAGCTGTCTGAAGTGAGGAGCAGCAATGCTGGCTCAGGGGAGGGACAGCCCAGCTTCTTCTCCATCGAGCAGGGGGCCCTGGCTGCCTGTGGCACTGACAGCTGCAGCAAGCTGCAGGAAattgggatggagctgctgacCAAGTCCTCAGTCACCAGCTGTTACATAAGGAGCT CTGCCAGCAAGAAAAGTTCCTCAGCCAAGCCCCTTCGCTCGGGAGCTGCCGGGAGCCTGTCCCTGAGGAGAGCCATGGACAGTGGGGACGGGAACCTGCGCCTGAAGGGGGACAGCAGCCACCCTGCTGAGG gaggCCTGGGGAGCTCCAAGCTGAGTGCTCGGCCCCACGGCCGGGCCCTGGCCGGCCCCGAGGCGCTGCCCAAGCAGGAGGAGCCGCCCCGTGAGGGCTCAGactctgagctgggagctgctgccttgaatggcctggctgctggagagaagaacagaaaagttgctgctctggg CTCGAACTCCAAGGGGTGTCGGGCAGAAGGAGCCCAGCCTGGTgtcctggagagcagctcagagcccggggagctgcaggggctgagctctgagggagcagcagcagaggaag ctgggctgtgtcagAAGCACGTCCTTCACCTCCTGCCAGGGAtgagcagtgacagtgacatcGAGTGTGACACGGAAAACGAGGAGCAGGAAGATGCCACCTCCCCCTCAGAGGTGTTCAACCAGGCCttctctgcccagccctccAGTGAAG GGCACTCCTCAGTGGTACCAGACGGGGATCAGGCCAGTTCTGAGGATCTCAACTTTGTCCCTGCAGATGACAGCACCAG GTAG